The Brassica rapa cultivar Chiifu-401-42 chromosome A10, CAAS_Brap_v3.01, whole genome shotgun sequence genome segment TGCCTTTTGATATTTATTTCGAAAAGTCCACAAACCATAATTGTTTACACAATCTGCAAAGGAAACGCAAATTGCATTGTCACAGAGTCCAAGCGGGCAAATGTTTTCGTAAAATTGCACCAAGCTCCAACAACCACCATCATCTTCGCTTGCGACTCCAAATCAACCGATCCAGCAGCTCACCTCCCACGCTCCGATCCGATCCATCCACGCCCGATTTCTCTCCCTCTTCCCGTTTCATCTTCCAATTCGAATCTGTGAGTTTTTTTCTTTAGCTCAATCCCGATTCagattcttgatttttttttttaagtaggAGTATATGATTGGAACAGAGTCAAAGATAAATATTTCTTCCTTGAGATTCCAAGGCATAGAAGCTTTCCATCGCATGGGTAGATAAAGGCCGTGTGTACTAGATTGTATTATGCTCTGtgaatggtagccaaaaaggttGGCTGTTGAGTTTGGATTATTGATGGAGCAAAGAGTGCATCTACGCGGTGGTGGCACACTTGAAGTTATATCTAGTCAGGGAGATGTAGACAGAGAACAGGTTTTAGAGCCGTTTGATATTGAAAACGAAACCTGCAAGGAGACAAACCGCTCCAGCAGTTTTGATGTTGGTTACAGTTCCGGTGCTAACACCCTCCAAACGTTGCCTACACCCTCCAAAGATGCTATCTCTCCAGCCGACATCCTAAAAACACTATTCTTTATACTTGTATGGTACACTTTCAGCACATTTTTGACTCTGTAAGTATGCCTTTGTGACTATCCCTTAGCCTTCTCTTGTTTCATACTCTTACACCTAGCAATTTTCTAGGTACAACAAAACTCTCTTAGGAGATGATTTGGGGAAGTTTCCTGCTCCCTTGTTAATGAATACCATTCATTTTTCTATTCAAGCGGTTTTGTCAAAGATGATAACGTGGTACTGGTCGGGAAGATTTCAACCTGATGTTACCATGTCATGGAGAGACTATTTCATTAGAGGTATACTAACTAAAACTATGTAGTGAACtcctttcttttttgtttccttgctaaTGAGCATTCCCTTAGCCATTACTTTCTACGTGATTTAGCTTTTCCGGTTCTTAGAAGTTGATTATATTGAGTTTCTATGAACTGATGACCAACATGGACTTCCCTTTCACAGTTGTACCAACAGCACTTGCAACTGCTTTGGATATAAACCTAAGTAACGAGTCACTTGTCTTCATATCGGTTACGTTTGCAACAATGGTtagttgttttattttatattgtaggCCTATGCAACGTGTTAGGGATTTGTGGATGAAAGAAGCCGAGACGTGTCTGATGAAATtcacgtttttttttcatttttcagtgCAAATCAGCAGCCCCaatatttcttcttttgtttgctTTTGCCTTCAGGTGCTTTATTCATACCTTATCATTCTTGTTCTCTAGACCATGCATGAGAGTCTGTACTTAACAAATTTATCAGTGATAGACTCTGTTGCTCTAGATAAAACCTAACACTACTTTCGTTTACATTATTCACTTTGAATACACATCCTTTTTTATCAATCATCACACTGATGTTATGCTGCATTTTCCatcatttttgtttgttgtgtTATTCTGACACAGTTTCTCTTGTAAGGCTGGAGTCTCCAAGCCTGAAACTTTTTGGCATTATTTCAGTTATCTCAGCCGGAGTGTTGTTATCAGGTATATTTTTCTCCAAACATCTATAATGCGTTACTCCATTTTTCAACCTTAGCCAATTTTTGTCTTCCTGCATGCGACAATATCCCCATCCACATGTCTCACTAACCAAACTGTTAATTTGTATTCATTTGCATCCAGTTGCAAAGGAGACAGAATTTGAGTTTTGGGGTTTCGTTTTTGTCATGCTTGCTGCTGTCATGTCTGGTTTTCGTTGGTGTATGACCCAAGTTCTTTTGCAGGTATGTTATTTAGTATCAGTTTCTAATTGTTTCTAAACTATGCATTGGATCTTTATATATTAATGATTTTGTGTTCCACTATTTTGGGTGCATCCTGACGACAACACGATAAGTAGAAAGAAACGTATGGTGAGTTCTGCtcttggtgtttttttttttttgtaaataatatacGTTGTTAATTCTTAAAAgtcaaaatacataaaattaacCTATACTTTTCTGTTCATCTAGGCCTGAAAAATCCATTCACATTTATGAGTTGCGTGGCACCAGTGATGGCTATAGTGACTGGTCTTCTTTCTCTCCTTCTGGATCCATGGAGTGAATTTAGAGAGAACAGATACTTCGATAATGGAGAGCATTTTGCTCGAACTTGTTTCTTGATGCTTTTTGGTGGAGCACtagcttttttcatggtaagCATTTGCTAACAATTTATAGGTGGAATTTGAAGCAGCTTTTGGACATCTAGATTAGTATCTGATCATTTTCCATGCTCATAGTTAGTATTTCGTTACAGGTTTTAACAGAGTATGTTCTTGTTTCGGTGACCAGTGCTGTAACCGTCACAATAGCGGGCGTCGTTAAAGAGGCTGTCACCATAGTGGTAATTGCTATATTGTGTCAGTGCAACTGTTGAGTATTTGATGAATGCAGAATCAAATGAGGGATGTAAATATCTTCCTTCTTGTTCTTCTACTCGGTGCGTACAGGTTGCAGTGTTTTACTTCCATGACGAATTTACGTGGCTGAAAGGTTTTGGTCTGATGATTATCATGGTTGGTGTCAGCTTGTTCAACTGGTACAAGTAAGTAATGATTCTAATGATTCTTCTCCTCCTGGAGAAGGAACTTTGGACAACTTCTTTGTTAAACATCTGATATATTGATAATTGAATATAATCTCATAATCGCTTTGATGTGTTCCCAGATATGATAAACTACAAAAGGGGCACAGAACAGAAGATGAGAAGCAGCTTCAATCTCCAAGTCAAACAGGAAAATATGTGATTCTTGATGAGAGGGACGATCAAGAAGATGGTCCTTGAGCATTTTTTTTGTGTTGCATCCAGAATCTCTGGTAACTCTTTATAAACGATCTCATGAAACTGAGTTATCTTCCTTTTTGCATGGAAACATCAGAGATTCGCAAGTTAAATGAATTCAAATTTATTCTATAGAACTACATAGTAACATCAGATTACATTATACTGTGTAAAATTGAGACTAAAGCTAAACAACATACTAAGAGAAGGATGACGAGGAGCATGAATACAAAAGAATAATGGAATTGAGAGAATATGAAAAACATGAGATCAGATGTGGCAACCACAACAGAGGTAGAAGAAACAGAGAGTCGAAACGAGAACGACAGCTTCGACTACATACATCACGTTGTAAACCACTCCGTCCACGATCTCCGTATGCAGTATCTCTACTCTTTTCCACTTAAACGACGGCGACGATGAAAACATACCCCTTAGTCGCCTCCATGTATGTGTTTCTTTCGCCGTCGCTTCAATCTCCTCTTtctgctgcttcttcttcttcacagacGTCCACCTCTTAATCACTCCCAtcctttgtctctctctctctctctctctctctctctctctctcttagtcTCTTCACGACAGAGTCATCATGTCACAGTGCATTCTTATACAGAAGAGGAGACGGGTGGCAGTCTGGTGAATAGGTTAAAGGAGAGGGTATTATTGTAAAGTGGGAGTAAGTAAGGAATGAGATCCTCTTGACCTTTTTCTTCGGAAAGGGAAAAACATTAGCTGGCGAAAGGTTGGAAGAAGGGAGTGAGGGGTAGTTTAGGAATTTTACAGCAAAGTCTTTTCGTcactaaatattattttagttaagAGAACAACGGTCTAGCAGTTTTGCTTTTTTTACAGAGCGGCCCACTGAAACAATGTAACAACGGTCCTTTCTCTCACATTCCTACATTTGTCACACTTTTCATATGAACCGTTATATAATGACATAAGTTAACGAATATATTCTACATGTATATTTCTGATTGAATAGATTAGATTCTAACTACGTAATGATGTAGTGTCGTAAAGAACTATATATGTTTTGTAAAGCCCCAAtacagatattttattttttgatgcAAGACAGCTCAATTTTATTTGTCTACTTTACTTTCTTGATGATGAAAGGGACCATATCGTCTCTATCAACAATTTGTGACATTATATATAGAGCCGTTCTCTTCTTTTAATCAATCGAAACTCGAAAGTTATGTAATTAATCATACTTAATCTTGCCAGTTCTCatatgtgtattcttttaggtTGGGAtgatcaatttttaaaacactaaAGTACCTATCTTCCTTAATTAACTTAGTATATATGTGACTACAACATATACTAGTATATCTTAAAGTATAGCCTTTATCAACTTAGTTTTGGAACTTATGTTGGCCCGACAcatagataaataaatattcaCGAGTTCCACCATGCTAATCTTTACTTGTCGACACGAATTTAACTCGCGCCGCACGCAATAATAGGCTCAGAAAAATCAAAAGTAGCTGGTACAAACTCGAACATTAACAAACTCGAACATAGGAGTTGGTTACACTAAAGGACACTTTTTGTCTTTCCTTTACAATGAGAGACACTTCTCACATTTGACACACTTTCTGATGTAAACTATGTGATTTTTGAcaattttaccctttaatgagaAGGAAGAGATGTTTGTGAACATGgatgaatgatatataaatatttgtggacatagatatataaatgtttttgtttgtggAGAGAGTAAGTTATGGACAAACAATTTTAACGAGACACTTCTCACATTTGACACACTTTCTGATGTAAACTATGTGATTTTTGAcaattttaccctttaatgagaAGGAAGAGATGTTTGTGAACATGgatgaatgatatataaatatttgtggacatagatatataaatgtttttgtttgtggAGAGAGTAAGTTATGGACAAACAATTTTAACGTACATATCTTTTATGGATTAATCGTGGATATCATAGATCCACTATCAATAGATtgataaaactatttttgtggATTAGCAAAAACAAAGTACATTAATAAAGCAACAATTTGAGATGATCATTCATTATATTTGTACAATAAGAACCAATGAAACAAGAAGCACAACAAAAGATGAACATATTTTACATCACCTCTTAACTGAATCAATAGAGATGGAATACGGGTGGGTATCAAATCAACAACACATAAGCATGACATTGGTTGTGGATGGCTCACCTGCAACCACTTCACCAAGCAAGACATCACTAGAAGTCATCCACTAGTCACCAGAGATCTATTCAACCATTTATACATAACCCATCCACGCTCCAGCTATCCACACACCACCTATCCACGCAACCCCCATCCACACGCTACCAGTACACATCTTTTGCATATCTGGATTTTGAAATAAGacttttcagatctggattttgAAATCCacaacaacactaaaaatctaacaaaacaaaaacgagAATTGATTAACAGAATTTTGAAATCAAACTCATAACAACAAAAAGATCCTAACTTCTTTAGCAGAAAAAATGTATAGAcggagaaagagaaagaggttACTGGAAAAATGAGGAGAAGAGAACCATGAGGTGGAGCCATTCGTGGAAAAGTAAATGACAGAGAATACATAAAAAGAGGAGATGAGAGCGCCGATGATTACGTCGTGTAGATCGTCACGAACAGAGGTTTCAAATTCACCGCCTCTCGAAACCCATTTCGCCAAGCCTCCACCATTAATCTCTTAATTTTTCAATATCTCCTTCAAATCTTCATTACAAAAGATTTGTATTTGTCATAATTCTTTCCTTTTCAAATCTcaataaaatagaaaagaaaTGTTTCAAAGAGAAACTTGAGAATGATGAAGACATGATGAAGAGAGGAAAGAAGAAGGTTTGTTTAGGTTGATGCCACTTAGGGATAGTATTCTTGATTCAGTAATTTGTATACCCAGTTTATTTATTGATAACGACAGATGCATCCAGACTTAGAGAGACAAGAGAAAAAGTAATTTTTGAGTTAAAAGAAGGGTATGATGGACAAACAACACTAAGAATGTACCTCTCAAGTGGAAAGTGTCTTTTATTGTAAATCTAAAGTCATAAAGTGTCTTAGAGagtaaaaaattcatttttttttggtaacattaAGAAAGTTGACTTGTCCATAAACATCTGACTCGAGGggatgaaaatttatttttcaagatATTCAGGATTAGGTCTTCAGATTACTAGGACCACTACTAATACATTATACAAACTTATAGAATAGTTTTGTAATCAATTTGGCATTAAAACAACGAAGCATGCTGCGTATCATCATGATTTCACGATCTACGATATGAAAAAAGGGTAAGCACTCAAATGAGTGTCACTTTCACATGACAAGCCaagagttgaaaaaaaaaaactcacaagGGAAAGTTATTAGTTCAATAAGTTAAAATGATTTAAATCAACAACAAGGCCCattagctcagttggttagagcgtCGTGCTAATAACGCGAAGGTCGCAGGTTCGAAACCTGCATGGGCCATTAGGTATTTTTAATCCTAAACATTATTTCTGCTTCTTTTTAATGCCCAACGAGAATCACCCAAAAGTTAATTTTTGCTTGATATACGAATCTTTGGCTGAAAACCCCATGGGCCAGTAGTTGGCCCAACTAAAAGTCGTCCAATTGGTAGAATATTATAACGGCACGTTGTTAATTGGTGAACACGTAAAACATCACGTAGTCTAGATTCCTTCATAGCCGTTGGTAAAACAAAACCTAGTCATCGCTTTGCTTTTCGTCTATACTTATTTAATAGAAAAGTCACAGCTAAAAAGTTCCTCTTTCGCATTCCTTTCTTCCTCGTAGAGCAATCGCAATCCCTAAACCCCACTCAACGAATCCGATCTCTGTTCAGCTCATCGCCTTTTCTCTGCACATATAAAAGATGGGAAGTGTCGCTATCATCGATTCGTCGAGTATCATCGGAGAAGAAGAGGGTCTGTTATGGCGAGTACCAGTGGAGGAAGAGGCGAGGATGGGAGGCCGCCGCAGATGCAACCTGTTCGTTCTCTTTCGCGGAGGATGACGCGAGCTGGGACCATGATGATTGATCATCCTAACGAAGACGAGAACGTCATTGATAGCGAGCTCGTGCCGTCTTCTCTCGCGTCCATTGCTCCTGTTCTTCGAGTGGCTAATGAGATTGAGGATCAGAACCCTAGGGTTGCTTACCTCTGTAATGATTCTCTCTTTTAACTCATTTGATCAGTTAGGAGTTTTTATAGTTTTGTTATCTATAGTGATGGATTTTGAGAAGCATTGTGATTTTTGTGGAGGATGACAATGTTAAAGTTTCTCATCTTGCTTTACACTTAATCTTACTAGGTCGTTTCCACGCGTTTGAGAAGGCTCATAGAATGGATCCAACATCAAGTGGACGAGGTGTTCGTCAATTCAAAACCTATCTACTCCACAAATTAGAAAAGGTATATTAATGGCAATGCTGTTTCTCTTTGATGTAATAATGGAGTATACAGATAAATCAATGCTTGTTTAATGTTTAGTTTTTGTGTTTGATAGCTTTTTTAGTAGTTTGAGTTAGTAGTTCAACATTCTGGATGTGATTTTATTTCGTGAACTCCTACATCTTGTTCGTACCTTGAGAAAGTAGTTAATGTAGTTTTGTATGTTGTTTAGGAGGAACCAACGAGTGATCCGAAAGAAATTCAGAACTACTACCAGAGGTTCTATGaggaaaatatacaaaaaggAGAAGGGAGAAAGACACCGTGAGGATAACTTCCTAACATTTTGTAATCGTTTACATGACAGAAAAATCTTGTCTTCTAATTCTGTCGATTTTGTCATTGTAGGGAGGAGATGGCTAAGCTTTACCAGATGGCGAGTGTCTTGTATGATGTTCTTAAGACTGTGGTTCCTCCAGCAAGAATAGACGAAAAGGTCTTTTAGTGTTCCACCTACATCCTTTTAGTTAGATTATCATCCTGAAGAGGGTAATCGTGGCActtgactttttttttcttactgtTGTTGGTATGTAGACCCACAGATATGCTAAAGAAGTTGAAAGAAAGAAGGATCACTATGAACACTACAACATTCTTCCTTTGGACGCTGGAGGGGCAAAAACTGCTATAATGGAGCTCCCTGAGGTTGCTGCATGTGCAAACTTTTCTTACTTCAGCTGTCCATCATTTTAGCCACTCTGCGCTCTTACCGATGTTTTCCATTAAAATGTAGATTAAGGTGGCAGTTCGTGCCGTCTCTAATGTGGAAAATCTTCCTCGGCCAAAACTCCATTCATCCTCGACTAATCCTGACCAAGTGGAAAGGGAAGAAACCAGATCTTTCAATGATATTCTCGAGTGGCTGgctttggtttttggttttcaggTATCATTTTCTTTCTTGCTATTTTTGTAGTCTTTTTTATTTGATGAGCAGTGTCATGATTAAGCTTCCTATTTTTCTTGGTTAAAGAGAGGAAATGTAGCTAATCAGAGGGAGCATCTCATACTGCTACTTGCCAACGTTGATGTGCGTAAGAGGGATCTCGAGAACTATGACGAGGTAAATTTTGTActctaaaaaaaatttgtactcTACAAAGCTTCCGTTTTGAAGAGTTTAGTACATACAAGTTACTAACTTCAAATGAAATTTAGCTAAAGCCTAGCACCGTGAGGAAGTTGATGGACAAGTATTTCAAGAATTACAGGTCATGGTGCAAGTATTTGCGGTGTGAATCATATCTCAGGTATCGTAATGATCTCTTAGATAAATAAAGTTCTTAACGCTACTACGAATCTTGTGTTTCTATTGGTGGATGGTTTTTCTGTTGGCAGGTTTCCTCCAGGTTGCAATGAACAACAGCTGAGCCTTGTGTACATTGGCCTTTATCTTCTCATATGGGGTGAAGCATCGAATATCCGCTTCATGCCTGAATGCCTCTGCTACATATTCCACAAGGTAGGTTGTTTTTAGCTCAGCGATCATTTTTTCCTCGTGTGTTTCTGTGATGAACTTTGAACTCAAGTTCCCATTTCAATTAAGATATCAACGAAATGCTAGTTTTTGGTTTTGCCTACTATGCTTTTGTTTCTTATGAAATTTTTGAAAGGAAACTTTATGTCGACCTCTATAAATTACTAATGCCTTGGGATCCAACATGCGGATTAAAGATTGGGCACTAACATTCTCTTGGTGATTTCAATTTAGTAAGAATTTTTCGTTGAGGTGACCAACTACAGAAATATAATCACATACGTTCTTTTTTATTGGGTAAGTATTGAGTTCAAGGAAACAAGAACAATAAATTTCTCTAGATGAAGCAAATGACAACGCGCACACCGTTTAAATGTGTATCTAGTTAGTCGTCTTATTATTTTCTGTGATTTG includes the following:
- the LOC103844037 gene encoding uncharacterized protein LOC103844037; translation: MGVIKRWTSVKKKKQQKEEIEATAKETHTWRRLRGMFSSSPSFKWKRVEILHTEIVDGVVYNVMYVVEAVVLVSTLCFFYLCCGCHI
- the LOC103844036 gene encoding probable sugar phosphate/phosphate translocator At1g06470, coding for MEQRVHLRGGGTLEVISSQGDVDREQVLEPFDIENETCKETNRSSSFDVGYSSGANTLQTLPTPSKDAISPADILKTLFFILVWYTFSTFLTLYNKTLLGDDLGKFPAPLLMNTIHFSIQAVLSKMITWYWSGRFQPDVTMSWRDYFIRVVPTALATALDINLSNESLVFISVTFATMCKSAAPIFLLLFAFAFRLESPSLKLFGIISVISAGVLLSVAKETEFEFWGFVFVMLAAVMSGFRWCMTQVLLQKETYGLKNPFTFMSCVAPVMAIVTGLLSLLLDPWSEFRENRYFDNGEHFARTCFLMLFGGALAFFMVLTEYVLVSVTSAVTVTIAGVVKEAVTIVVAVFYFHDEFTWLKGFGLMIIMVGVSLFNWYKYDKLQKGHRTEDEKQLQSPSQTGKYVILDERDDQEDGP